A stretch of Candidatus Cloacimonadota bacterium DNA encodes these proteins:
- the tyrS gene encoding tyrosine--tRNA ligase, with protein sequence MDFTKILAKIQRGTEEIIPKEELIAKLKKSEETGKPLRIKLGCDPSRPDLHIGHAVVLRKLRDFQDLGHEAILVVGDFTAMIGDPSGKSKTRPQLTAEETKRNGETYFEQARKILDPEKTRIVYNSEWLGAMKFADVIKLASKFTVARMLERDDFEKRYQAGDSIGVHEFLYPLAQAMDSVALEADIELGGTDQKFNLLVGRHIQRYYDQEPQVIITMPILEGTDGVEKMSKSLGNHVALADSPNEMFGKLMSIPDELILKYFQLAVFADKSKLADIKEKLASQSVNPMVLKKEMARKVIEFYHSEEEAIKAQEEFERVFSKGDIPADLPIYTPEQNRMWIVKFVADSGLVKSNGEARRMIKQGAVSIDGEKITLTDLEVIPKDGMILKIGKRRFC encoded by the coding sequence TTGGATTTTACTAAAATTTTAGCGAAAATACAACGCGGAACAGAAGAAATTATTCCGAAAGAAGAATTAATTGCAAAACTAAAAAAATCAGAAGAAACAGGGAAACCGCTTCGTATAAAACTCGGTTGTGATCCGAGCAGACCGGACCTTCACATCGGGCATGCAGTAGTATTACGAAAATTACGAGATTTTCAGGACTTGGGGCATGAAGCAATTTTGGTCGTTGGAGATTTTACGGCAATGATTGGCGATCCCTCCGGGAAAAGCAAAACTCGCCCCCAACTTACAGCAGAAGAAACAAAACGGAATGGTGAAACTTATTTTGAACAGGCGAGAAAAATCCTCGATCCGGAAAAAACTCGTATTGTCTATAATTCCGAATGGTTGGGCGCAATGAAATTTGCAGACGTAATCAAACTTGCGAGCAAATTCACCGTAGCGAGAATGTTAGAGCGAGATGATTTTGAGAAACGATATCAAGCAGGTGATTCTATCGGAGTGCATGAATTTTTGTATCCCTTGGCTCAGGCTATGGATTCCGTAGCATTGGAAGCAGACATCGAACTCGGTGGGACGGATCAAAAATTCAACCTTCTCGTTGGCAGACACATCCAAAGATATTACGATCAAGAACCGCAGGTGATCATTACCATGCCGATTTTGGAAGGAACTGATGGAGTGGAAAAAATGAGTAAATCGTTGGGAAACCACGTGGCACTTGCAGATTCTCCCAATGAAATGTTTGGAAAATTGATGAGTATCCCCGATGAACTTATTTTGAAATATTTTCAACTTGCTGTTTTTGCAGATAAATCAAAATTGGCAGATATTAAAGAAAAATTGGCTTCGCAAAGCGTTAATCCAATGGTCTTGAAGAAAGAGATGGCTCGTAAAGTCATTGAATTTTATCATTCCGAAGAAGAAGCAATAAAAGCTCAGGAAGAATTCGAGCGGGTTTTCAGCAAAGGTGATATTCCCGCTGACCTGCCGATCTATACGCCGGAACAGAACAGAATGTGGATCGTGAAATTTGTTGCTGATTCAGGACTCGTAAAAAGCAATGGTGAAGCTCGCAGAATGATCAAACAGGGAGCCGTTTCTATTGATGGGGAAAAAATTACATTGACGGATTTGGAAGTAATACCCAAAGACGGAATGATTTTAAAAATCGGCAAAAGAAGATTTTGTA